The sequence tagtacattattgtcgaggtttggaagtagctacttgctggctgaggattcgttttaaacggacgaccttgggagtccgtttaattgaatccgaagccagcaagtagccttccagccgagtcatatatagtgcttttctcaaaaatggcgcaataaatgcaaatataatagaaatattttacagaagcaacgttcttatgtatattttttcacagaaaaaagtaaaaagatttgctttgccgccgttttatttttttaattaaaaatggaagtgtttttttctgctgaaaatacgtcaacctatttgagacacctaaatagtcgcggtaccaacattataataataagtactgatcatctgtttggctgtttaatggacctatgccttcatttgatatggccactttaacttttaaaaagtttggaactctacaaataatggaatttgtatgcaacattgcagtcccgaaatcgagactgcaatgtttttaactttttaattttttgactgaacataaactacgcacttcgcgacctacttttttaccggcaacgtcgactttgccgtccatttttgagaaaatatatatttatcacGACGTTTTGTCCTTATTTCGCATTTTTCCTTGTTACAGAAAATGCCTTGAAAATGGAGGAACATAGCCACGCGCTGCGGCTCAATGTAAAGATTCAACAGAAATATAAAACTGGCATAAGTAAACATGTATGTTAAGAAGTTTTATGAGAACATTAGAACTGAGACAGTGAAGAAAAAAAGACACCTGAAGATGGTACGAGAATTGAAAAGGATTGTTTAAGAGCAAGTAACGATGCAAAAAAGGAGTTCCAACGCAGTTTTGGAAGAAATTTTAGGAGCGAAAATAAAACGAGCGATATAAAAGGTAGGTAATAAAGGTGAATAATGGGGGCATCTTTCGACTGCGGGATATTGTTAAGGTGCGCTCTTTTATTGTATTATTCGACAGAGGGAACTTAAGTGTGGAACTGTGGATActaaaaatcaatataaaatatactagAATATAATGGTGGATAAACATGAACTTTAACCTCTAGTCACCCACTGGTTTATAAAAAGGGTTCCCATTCCATGctaatttaaaactttattttgacACATCGAAATTTCATTCAagtcttggcaagttttgacaTGTGAATGGCTAGAGGGTATGTTACTTATGCTACAAATGGATTTGGTATAAACTGGTATcgagtattttacaaaaaaatttgcaattcaagtaaaattaagtaaaaaccgtatgcaaaaaaatattcaaataacaattaatattccaaaacatttttttaataaatgaatattaatttttttgtgtaagTACTTATACTTTGTTTCAATCAAATGAAACTTTACTCGAACACTATTTAATTTTGAAGAATTACCTAATGCATTTATTCATAGTGGAACTTAATAGTCCATtagttataataaattaaataacaagtagCCTAAGTTTAAATGGTTTAAAAGTCAGCATTTGCCAGTACATTCTGATTTACCTTATTTTTAGTGGGAGCAAAATCGCCGCTAGTAATAATAACAAGTCAATTACTGGGTATTTAATTTCGAATACTCTTCCTAACTACAGTAAAATTTTCAGACGACTGATGGCAAATGAAATCTTCCAAAACGTTAGCGCCAATGCTAGCGCCAACAATGTCACCGACGCCGGCGGCGATTCCGGCGTGTTCTTCAAGCTCCGCGTCAGCGTGCTGTTGCTCATCGTCATCATGGCGGTGCTTGGCAACCTGCTTGTCATCGTCTCTGTTATGAGACATAGGTGAGTCTTTAACAATATCATTATCGTTTCAATCGGTATcactaataatttatatttgtttgtcACCTTCATTACCAGCACTGTCATTGATACTATCAATATATTACGTTGCTAGCATGAGACTTCTTTACTATTACTATATTaggaaacaaatttaattattgtatgaaaatattttaatgtgtattttttcaaacagAAACACCTTTATCAATTATAAACtcaaatagatgtcatatacgaaagatAAAATGACCAAGGCATTTTGTGTccattaatcatattaatcgtctcatttttaagtttaaaaactattttcttTACAGAAAACTACGCGTCATCACAAACTACTTCGTAGTATCGCTGGCCTTCGCTGACATCCTAGTAGCCATGGTGGTAATGCCATTCAACTTCAGCGTACAGTTCTACGATGAATGGCGGTTCGGTTCCGTCATCTGCGATCTATGGAACTCTTCGGACGTCTACTTCACATCCACCTCGATATTGCACCTCTGCTGCATATCAGTTGATAGATACTACGCCATTGTGAAGCCTTTGAAATATCCAATCAAGATGACTAAAAAGGTATTTGATTGATTATTAGTATTATTGGTGGTGATGTTTTGGTTTGCTGTAACGctcattatcattattttatctGTCTATAGAATTTGCATGATAAAATCTTTTAAATTTAGTTCTAAACAAGTTTTAGaatattagaaattattttGCCTTAAAGAGAAGTTAATTCTAGACTAAATGTGTAATATTCGAGAACATGAAAACAACAGTTGGGAGATTAGAGCTAAAGTTGAGATATAATTGTAGTTGTAGGTTTCAAAATAGTAATGAGATTTTTCACACTGTAAGTACTATCCTTTACCAAAGTAATTTGAAAGCGAATGCACTTGGCAAAAGGACAAGTACGCCGTTGACCCAATTTGTACAAAATTCACTGGTCTAATTCCAATGCCATTACCTAGACAGCAATAATGATTTGTGCTTTGCTCCGCCGCTTTCTGGCCACAGATTGTATCTTAGTTATGATTTACTGGGCTAGAATCTTGCTAGCTGAAAATTATATACTCGACTCTATCCCTCTGGGTTGAGTTTATCTTCGTATtaaaatttaacgaaacaaaGTAAAATGAGTGGTGTCGGAActaaaatattatgttattatattgAAATCGTTATTGAACATGTTCATACGCGttaatattattactttatttcTTTGATTTGGTTGCGGTTAGTTGCTTTTTGAAGGCATGCGGGGTGTTATTAATGGTgcatggtaaaaaaaaaacattgacttGTTTGCTTTGCGGTAAAAATAGTgcatgaaatttattatttgtgGTATCATCAAGTAATGCATGCGGAGTAAGGAAAATAAAGCTGGATGCTGTAAAGGGTATAGAAAAAAGAACAAGAAAGTTCAAAACACTTTTTGCTTTCAGATGGCATTCGTCATGTTAGCAGCTACATGGCTAAGTCCAGTCACAATATCCTACGCCCCAATATTTATGGGGTGGTACACAACGAAAAAACACTTAGACGAGCGAGAGCTTCCACAGAACGCCCATAAATGTGACTGGGTAGTCAATAAGCCATACGCCGTGATATCCAGCTCGATATCCTTCTGGATACCTTGCACGATCATGATCTTCACGTATCTAGCAATATTCAAGGAAGCGAACAGACAGGAGAAAATGCTGCATGCAAGAGCTGGCAACGCTATGCTTATGCACAGACATTCAAGAGAAGTCGGAGATAAAAATGGTGCTTTGCACATAAATGCAAACACACCAACCAAAGATAGGAATATACTAAAGATGAAAAGAGAGCATAAAGCAGCAAGAACGTTAGGGATCATCATGGGAGCATTCATTCTCTGCTGGCTTCCATTCTTTTTATTCTACATAACTACAGCACTATGTACAACCTGCACATATCCAGAAGTGCTGACAGTTATCATGTTCTGGACTGGTTATTTTAATTCAGCGTTAAATCCAATCATTTACGCGTATTTCAACAGAGACTTTAGAAATGCTTTTAAGAATACTTTAGCGTGTGCGTTCTGCAGTTTTTGTAAAAGGAACGCATCGGATCTGGATGCCATGGAGAGGTTAGACCGGCGTGGTTCTGGAAACCTGAGGGTTCCTGCGGCTTCAAGACGGGCATCCGACCTGGCATCACTTTGAAAACCCAGAAACTCTAACGAGTCAAGTGTGTAACCCTAGTAGTCAACGAATGGCCAGAGTACTTAGATTAGTCGTGACTGATAGTTCAGTGAAAATGTGTATAGAACTTTAAAGTATTTTACTAACGATAAGTAGGGAAATAGTCAAAGTAATTGTACATAATTTGTAAACTGTATGTCTGTTATGGTTCTACTTGTCCTTagattgtttaatttaatttgtaactaacaatGATTTAAATTAATCAGGGCTAACAATATCGGAAGTGGAATTTCAGATCGTGTAATTACTGACtggaatttaaatttaattaattgacgTTCATTGTTCATTCAGAAGTGGACACCTTAATTAACGAGTTgtgtaataaacaataaaaacagacCTGACTCTGTGTGACCAGCTCTGTACAgctaatttaacttatttttaactttaatatttatgtaaacaaattaatttagtgTGGATGTTGAAATAGGCTGATAGATATTTTAGAGGCCTAATTCATTTGATTGAAAGCCaaagtaaaaatgtaaatataaattaagattaaaccaatagaaatattttaattaaatgttagATTTAGAACCAATTTAATTATAGGAATATAAAGTTTCATATAAATACGATACTTAGGAAAATagcaaattaaaattatatttaaaaaattaaaattataaattattactgTAATAAAAATTTAGACACAACCAAATTTTGAGTTAAGAAACCAAACTAGTCAGTTTTGATTTGTGTTAATTATGTAGAATATTAGATagactataattattatagtagtaattaaaaatactgaATAATTCAGTGAGTCGTTGAATGGTTCTGTTTTTGTACTTATCATCTTTTACCACAGGTTTTGGTTTGGATTTGGTAATAACCATTGTGTcgaatttttttgtttaattttattgcttgcaTCTACTTTTTTCGTGAAATGTTCTCCTTAAACCTGAAgttgctaataaatattttaaatagtaaaaaCAGAAATGTGAATAATAGAAGTAAGATTTTAGGATATAGGAATAATGATGTAGATATTAGTATATACACAGTCGTtagttataaaaattattttattttaactttaatagGAAGATACGGTAATGATATGGGGACAAATAACGcttcaatagaaaaaaaaacgatttttaaaataattatcgaTGTGctacaataattaactttttaacAAATCCGTTAGATTTGGTGTGTCAGTGTTGTGTCAAAATAAATCTGTTTTAAAGTTAGtaggttttaaaataataaaatgactaACTTACTAATAGCAAATATTCTGTATCTTGGCTTCCCTTTAAACTTCATTTTCATTAAATaggatttatttgtttttccgTGTTACAAAATAtcagttttgtttttgaatatttagataatttacaaaacaaaatgtcaAAGGCAGAAAAACAAAAGTTTGGGTTAGTACCTAattcttaaaataaagttttagtaAAACATCTACCTattgtaatattaaaaataaccagTCTgtaaaaacaagttattttatCTTGTTTTTTTCCAAATAATGCCTTTTcttctaaaatgtttttttaaataatacacttAAGAAAGACTTTTGTCTGCAAAATAAACATTAACAGACATTGGTTTGATTCGACCTTAATGCATTTATTTGCCCTCTTAAAAACGCTAATGTAAATTCAATGTGTCTTCCTTTTGAATAAGTAATTAAGGCTCAAAACTTATATAATCAAATAACTTATATTATTGAATTctgaaattaaaattaggtacataacgaatttttaataaattaattattagccAAAATTTTAGCATCAATTGTAGAGCTGCGCCCAAACgtaatgtatattttagaaaatgaagTATCATTGCATTGGAAACATTTATAGGAAAATTCCCAAAATAATAGTAGTTAGGAACTATTTAGTAGTAAACCttgtaactttttggtatgTCATTTTAAGAATTTCCAAGCGTCACTGGTTCTCGCatacagtaaattaaaaatgtcGCATATGGctgtaaatgtaaaaaaagtaataataaatgGTTGTGACTTCTTTAGATGTACTATGTTCTAACAAAATAATCATATCTCTGAAATCGTATTTTTGTTAAAGAACtttttattttctacaaaatTACTAACAAATTTTAACATTCTCATATTTTATGTAACTTTAAATGACGTGTTGCTTTATTATTAAAGCTGTGTTATGACATTTATGACTAAAGTTTTTGATAATATTCATAACTATATGAGTAATGTTTTAaacatattgtaaaaaaaaaatttttagttTGACATTAAAATTTGGTTGATATCCGTCCAATGTTTCTTGATAATTTCTATCTTTATCTTCTAGCTTGATGTACTCAAACAATATATAATATGTGTTAGCTTGAAGTATTTTGTAGTCAATGCATAAATGTGAAATTAAATGTGTAAATATCTGTCAAATGCCATTACCATTACttatcatttttaatattagaCAATTCTCCTACAAATAAGTTGAATCCTTTAGCCTGGTTAACGATATAGGTAAATGTTAACAAGACAGCAATATTATAACTTTAAATACAATAATAGCATATACGTATATTATATGGatatcaacattaaaaaataaaatataaacattaatgTTTCACATCGATACttgatacaaaaatatattattcaattaattatTGTGTATTGCATACAAGTAGTCTTTCTATTTCATACAAGTAGTCCGCGTACGAAATTCGAGGAATTCTCGGATTAGCCTCCTTGGCCCCGCACTCAGTGCACGCCCCGTCCCGAGGCGCCCTCAGCCCGAAAAGCCTTGGAACTCGTGCGTAGACTGCATGTATACGTGAGAAGTAAGCGACttttttaaacctttttattttaaacaagtttgggaacaaatcaaattattttattaaatattttgatttgtgttttttaaagtagtcacactactatatataaattaaaaactgtaatagatgtcatatattaaagaaaaagtgacgaagccctccagtggtgaaggccggattcgaaccggcgtctttagctatcgcggcggcgggtttttattttatttaaactgtcACTTTTCTAAccaatttaatataaatgtgtGTTTAAGTTATGACTGCAGCGTgatgctttatttatttagttataatgGTTATTCATATATTCATTAAGTATTTCTGTTACATCCTATTTTGGACTGTGATAGCTTAGAATGTTAAAAATTCGATAAATAGTTTATCAGTTTTGTAATATGTAGTATTATTACTTAGGAGCAAACACATATAAAGTAATATTTATCATGAAGACTGTGCACGATGAAACCCGGTCACGCATGATGTGGTAAatctttttaa is a genomic window of Cydia strobilella chromosome 20, ilCydStro3.1, whole genome shotgun sequence containing:
- the LOC134750683 gene encoding octopamine receptor beta-2R-like isoform X1, yielding MANEIFQNVSANASANNVTDAGGDSGVFFKLRVSVLLLIVIMAVLGNLLVIVSVMRHRKLRVITNYFVVSLAFADILVAMVVMPFNFSVQFYDEWRFGSVICDLWNSSDVYFTSTSILHLCCISVDRYYAIVKPLKYPIKMTKKMAFVMLAATWLSPVTISYAPIFMGWYTTKKHLDERELPQNAHKCDWVVNKPYAVISSSISFWIPCTIMIFTYLAIFKEANRQEKMLHARAGNAMLMHRHSREVGDKNGALHINANTPTKDRNILKMKREHKAARTLGIIMGAFILCWLPFFLFYITTALCTTCTYPEVLTVIMFWTGYFNSALNPIIYAYFNRDFRNAFKNTLACAFCSFCKRNASDLDAMERLDRRGSGNLRVPAASRRASDLASL